In one window of Pseudobdellovibrionaceae bacterium DNA:
- a CDS encoding chalcone isomerase family protein, which translates to MTRILVFMWAFLPTIAGAGELNGVKMSDSDSVAGVNLVLNGMALRKVYKFGIPIKVYVGGLYLPQKSADSAEIVKMSGPKQIVMEFLRSVDRESLVNAWQKGLMGNCIEQDCQVYKTQLSEFNRLMVNVRKGNKMTVTFLEDQVSVVTTGPNAKAGKVMSSGFSKNLLGLFINDKQPISKEFRQQLLGMASN; encoded by the coding sequence ATGACTAGAATTTTAGTTTTCATGTGGGCTTTTTTGCCGACCATAGCAGGGGCAGGGGAGCTTAATGGTGTGAAAATGTCAGACTCAGATTCAGTGGCGGGAGTAAATCTAGTTCTAAACGGAATGGCTTTAAGAAAGGTCTATAAGTTTGGAATCCCAATCAAAGTCTATGTGGGTGGTTTGTATCTGCCCCAAAAAAGTGCTGACTCCGCAGAGATCGTAAAAATGAGCGGCCCCAAACAAATAGTCATGGAGTTTTTGCGAAGTGTGGATCGCGAAAGTTTGGTCAATGCCTGGCAAAAGGGGCTCATGGGAAATTGCATTGAACAGGATTGCCAAGTGTATAAAACCCAATTGTCGGAGTTCAATCGATTGATGGTGAATGTTCGAAAAGGCAACAAGATGACTGTGACATTTTTAGAGGATCAAGTGAGTGTGGTTACAACAGGTCCCAATGCGAAGGCCGGAAAAGTCATGTCATCGGGATTTAGTAAGAATCTTTTGGGACTGTTCATTAACGATAAACAGCCCATCTCAAAAGAGTTTAGACAGCAATTGCTGGGGATGGCTTCCAATTAG
- a CDS encoding VWA domain-containing protein yields MSKTHVLTLLLAVAATGLMFNNCSDVSFQEYEKPSEYGGLGFNDRIEEFSVQGKSLSRGVMASDQAATVMRDTAEKSVLVSSSTILDTTIVTNAISTESTGENALMGYTDVDIVISVDSSGSMSDEIQELKTQLSTFISTLTDQLNLRVMVVYGRVAEEPFFSGCYDLNKQLDVAARDAVVAEAQTFIDGIPTNVNGESPIYFGIKTYADHTPSCFRQDSLKFLFAITDEDERNVGDAGSTDINNTTKTTYINQLNASGIMTFSVVHLPTGNVLRDISEATNGKTYAFSNSLASNLAEFANDIKLKVSLLGALDLATEPVVAQSVRVMIENGPELVEGTDYNLSTSLTSVSLTESGLGKIDSVGKKVIVNFVKASQLNQISATHVPINVTVNSVDQGACAAVSGGGMAEVVYGLSSCVSDWMGGPWRFQVVGIPSKLEVRLDTVAALQAEDVSVWLGSTQLDSSVYTFIPGDNKVIVDHSVVAYLPDSEVRVKYATDPQAMQGLIIPLPDLHQIKGVYFNNALVAEGVCYDVFTDAIKLLDCPQIVPGAEDFSVSVSYSSFASDNFSVSWPGEAVLNTVRVRSQDNSFNVRGMDLTTVDGMNFLLPAPMELVGTNLHISYLTNDNFKFLLSDKPSEEHHLMVYLNKKVLSETLFSVVRSKPYAIVIDSSVALQPGDSVAVKYQR; encoded by the coding sequence ATGTCCAAAACGCATGTATTGACACTGTTGTTAGCGGTCGCCGCAACGGGACTCATGTTTAATAATTGTAGTGATGTTTCGTTTCAAGAATACGAAAAGCCATCTGAATATGGTGGTTTGGGGTTTAATGACAGAATCGAAGAGTTTTCTGTTCAGGGCAAGTCTCTGTCTCGTGGAGTCATGGCGAGCGATCAAGCCGCCACGGTCATGCGAGATACGGCTGAAAAATCCGTATTGGTTTCATCTTCTACCATACTGGATACGACGATTGTCACCAATGCTATATCCACTGAGTCCACAGGTGAAAATGCCCTGATGGGATATACCGATGTAGATATAGTCATTTCTGTTGATAGCTCCGGCTCCATGTCGGATGAAATTCAAGAATTAAAAACGCAGTTAAGTACATTTATCAGCACTTTAACTGACCAGTTAAACCTGCGGGTGATGGTGGTTTACGGTCGGGTGGCTGAAGAGCCGTTCTTTAGTGGCTGCTATGATTTAAACAAACAGCTTGATGTGGCAGCTCGTGATGCCGTAGTTGCTGAAGCTCAAACCTTCATTGATGGTATTCCGACCAACGTCAACGGTGAAAGTCCCATCTACTTTGGGATTAAGACTTATGCGGATCATACACCCAGTTGTTTCAGACAGGATTCTTTAAAATTCTTGTTTGCCATAACCGATGAAGATGAACGCAATGTGGGCGATGCAGGAAGTACTGACATTAATAACACCACAAAAACCACGTACATCAATCAATTAAACGCATCTGGTATCATGACCTTTTCGGTGGTGCATTTGCCAACGGGTAACGTGTTGAGAGATATTTCTGAGGCGACTAACGGCAAAACCTATGCCTTCTCAAACAGTTTGGCCTCAAATTTAGCTGAATTCGCCAATGACATTAAGTTAAAAGTAAGTCTGCTTGGAGCTTTAGACTTGGCAACAGAGCCAGTGGTGGCCCAAAGTGTAAGGGTGATGATTGAAAATGGTCCCGAGTTAGTTGAAGGCACAGACTATAACTTGTCTACATCCCTCACTAGTGTGTCTTTGACGGAGTCAGGTTTAGGCAAAATCGATTCCGTGGGCAAAAAAGTAATTGTTAATTTTGTAAAGGCCTCTCAATTAAATCAAATATCAGCCACCCACGTACCGATCAATGTGACGGTGAATTCGGTAGATCAAGGGGCGTGTGCTGCTGTTTCAGGCGGCGGTATGGCGGAAGTGGTTTATGGTTTATCCTCTTGCGTGAGCGACTGGATGGGTGGCCCATGGCGTTTCCAAGTGGTGGGTATTCCATCTAAACTCGAGGTTCGCTTAGACACAGTGGCCGCCTTACAAGCAGAAGACGTAAGTGTGTGGCTTGGCAGCACACAGCTGGATTCTTCGGTATACACGTTTATCCCTGGTGACAATAAGGTCATCGTGGACCACTCTGTGGTGGCCTATCTACCAGATAGTGAAGTGCGGGTGAAGTATGCCACGGATCCTCAGGCGATGCAGGGATTGATTATCCCCTTGCCTGACCTCCACCAAATTAAAGGTGTTTATTTCAACAATGCCTTGGTTGCCGAAGGTGTTTGTTATGATGTATTCACTGACGCCATTAAGTTGCTGGATTGTCCGCAGATTGTACCGGGGGCGGAAGATTTCTCAGTGTCCGTTTCGTACTCAAGCTTTGCTTCGGATAATTTTTCAGTGTCATGGCCAGGTGAGGCTGTGTTAAATACCGTTCGTGTGAGGTCGCAGGACAATTCATTTAATGTGCGAGGCATGGACTTAACAACTGTCGACGGTATGAACTTCCTCTTGCCGGCGCCCATGGAGCTAGTGGGAACAAATCTTCATATTAGCTATTTGACGAATGACAACTTCAAGTTTTTGCTGTCTGACAAGCCCAGTGAAGAGCATCACCTGATGGTTTATCTCAATAAGAAAGTCTTGAGCGAAACATTGTTTTCAGTGGTTCGATCAAAACCTTATGCGATAGTGATTGACTCCAGTGTGGCATTGCAGCCTGGCGACAGTGTGGCTGTAAAATATCAACGATAA
- the rpsD gene encoding 30S ribosomal protein S4 — protein sequence MKKPGKVARFRIQRRFGTELPGLGKPGALDRRPYPPGENGNKRRKFSDYALRLEEKQKIRFHYGLKEEQLRRFIRNSKKGAGANWVNKLVGLLERRLDNLVFRLGFAPSIRSARQLVSHGHVLVDGKPVNISSFVVTPGSKVSLKEKAYENQIVLRAQQNPRLEVPDFLRKEQENGKDVGIVHAVPGAEHVPFSFDAGLFTEYYAARKA from the coding sequence ATGAAAAAACCAGGTAAAGTGGCCCGTTTTAGAATTCAACGCCGATTTGGCACAGAACTCCCAGGACTTGGAAAACCGGGCGCTCTTGATCGTCGTCCTTACCCCCCCGGAGAGAATGGCAACAAACGACGTAAGTTCTCTGATTACGCATTGCGATTGGAAGAAAAGCAAAAAATCCGCTTTCACTATGGATTAAAAGAAGAGCAACTCCGACGCTTTATTCGTAATTCAAAAAAAGGTGCTGGTGCCAACTGGGTGAATAAACTGGTGGGATTACTTGAGCGTCGCTTAGACAATTTGGTTTTTCGCTTAGGATTTGCTCCAAGCATTCGTTCGGCCCGTCAACTTGTGAGCCATGGACATGTTCTTGTTGACGGCAAGCCCGTGAACATCTCTTCGTTTGTTGTGACACCAGGGTCAAAGGTATCACTGAAAGAAAAAGCCTACGAAAACCAGATTGTTTTGCGCGCTCAACAAAATCCACGCCTTGAAGTGCCTGATTTTCTTCGCAAAGAGCAAGAAAACGGCAAAGACGTGGGTATCGTGCACGCTGTGCCTGGTGCCGAGCATGTGCCCTTTTCGTTTGATGCGGGCTTATTCACAGAATATTACGCCGCTAGAAAAGCTTAA